Part of the Chloroflexota bacterium genome is shown below.
GATGCCGGCCTTGCCAAGCCAATAGCCAAAGAAAAGCGCCGTTATGCCGCCTGCCTCACGTTGGCCGATTCGGGCACCGCGCATGTCCGCCAGCGTCTTGATGTGGGGAGCGGCATAGAGGCGGACCCGCGGCATGTGGCGCCAGGCGCCAACGGCGTAGAGGTCTGCGCCCTGCGCCCGCAATTGAACGATCGTCTCCACGTTGACGGCGGTGGCTATGTCGATGCCACGCTCCTTCATCGTCGGCGCCAGCGCGGTCGCTTCGAAGGGGCCCGGAACGATCCCACCACATTCGTAGATGTAGTCGGAAAGGCCCTCCTCGCGGAAAAAGCCCTGCTCCTCCGCCGCCCGAAAAGACATCTGGTGCCCGACGTGGTAGTTGCAGTTGGCAATGAGGATCGGCTGATCCAGAGCGCTCATCCGGCTCTCCCATGTTCCCTGAGGATGGCGCTCATTATAGGCTGAGGGGTTGTGCGGGATTGCCAGGCCGCAATTTGCCTTGAATACGCATGCGCGCACGCGCCAAAATCCCCCCATGCTCCTCATCGAATCCTTGACGAAGCGCTTCGGCCCGATGACCGCCGTGGACGACCTCGATCTCGAAATCCGCGAGGGGGAGTTCTTCACCTTTCTGGGTCCGAGCGGCTGCGGAAAGACGACCACCCTCCGATGTATTGGCGGGCTCGAAAAGCCCGATGCAGGCGCCATCCGACTTGGCAGCCGGGCCCTCGTCGACGTCAACCGTCGGCTGTTCGTTCCGCCCGAGCGCCGGAACATGGGGATGGTGTTTCAGTCGTACGCGCTGTGGCCGCACATGACGGTGTTCGAAAACGTCGCCTATCCTCTCAAGCTACGGCGGACACCCAGGACGGAGATTCGTCGCCGCGTCGAGGAGACGCTTCGTCTTGTTGGGCTGGGCGAGCTTTCCAACCGCCAGGCCCCCCAGCTCAGTGGCGGCCAGCAGCAGCGCGTCGCGCTGGCGCGCGCCCTGGTGTTCTCGCCGGAGGTCCTGCTGCTCGATGAGCCACTCAGCAACCTCGACGCGCTGCTCCGCGACGAGATGCGCCGCCAGTTGAAAGAGCTGCAGGCCCGCCTCGGCGTAACGACGATCTTCGTGACGCACGATCAGGTCGAGGCGCTCAGCGTGTCCGATCGCATCGCAATCATGAACAACGGCCATCTCGAGCAGCTCGGCACCCCGCGAGACGTCTACACAAATCCAGCCACGCCCTTTGCCCAGAGCTTCCTCGGACGCACCCTGACGGTCGACGGGCGGGTCACCCGCATCGACGACGGCGCTGCCCACGTCGCTCTCGTGGGCGTCGAGGGCGTGGAGCTGACGGCATCCCGGATCGCGAAGCTGCCACGCCGTGGCGAGGCGCTCCACCCGGGCGATCTCGTTCAGCTATCCATCCGTCCTGAGCAGATCGCCGTCACGTGCGAGCGCGCGGGGAATCCCAAGAACGTCGTGCCTGCTCGCATCCGGTCGACCCTCTTCGTGGGCGATCGGTTCGAATACGTCGCGGAAGTTGGCCAGGCGAGGCACGTCTTGTCCCTCCCGACAACTCAGATCTTCAACGTGGGCGACGAGGTCTATCTCGAACTCCCGCCGGAGGCGCTCTGCGTGTGGCCCGGGTAGCGCAAGCGCGGCGGTCGGGAGCTCCAACCGGGCAGAGGGCCCATGCCTGGCTCAGCCCGAGCTGGGCGCAGATCGGCATGGTGGTCCTGATTGGTGCCTTTGCCTTCTACCTCGTCTACCCATTGGCGCTCATCCTCATCAACAGCTTCAACGTCGCCCGCATCGGCCAGCCTCCCGTGTACGGGATCGGCGCCTGGGTGGACGCGTGGGGGACTCCGGGCCTATTTCAGGCGCTCGGAAATACCATAGCGGTCGCGTTCTGGTATCAGGTCTTGTCCTTTCCTCTGGGCGTCGTCCTCGCGTGGATCCTGGGGCGCACCAACCTTCCATGGGCGCGTGGGTTCGAGTTCCTCTTCTGGCTTTCGTTCTTTCTCCCGGCGCTTTCGACAACCCTTGGATGGATTCTCATCCTCGATCCACGTCAGGGGCTGCTAAATCAGGTCACGGCGCACCTCTTCGGGCTGCAGGCAGGGCCGTTCAACATCTACTCGTTCTGGGGAATCATCTGGGTCCATCTCGTTTCCCACGCCGTGTCCTCGAAGGTCATGTTGCTGACGCCCGCCTTCCGCAACATGGACGCCGCCCTGGAGGAAGCCAGCCGGATGGCGGGCGCGTCGACGTGGTCGACGTTCCTGCGAGTGACGCTGCCCGTGCTCACTCCGCCGCTCGTGATCGTGTTCATGCTGGCCTTCTTGCGCCTCTTTGAGTCCTTCGAGATCGAGCTGCTGCTGGGGACGCCCATCAACTTCTTCGTGTACTCGACCAAGATCGTCCAGCTGGTGCGGCAGGAGCCTCCCCTGGTCGGCCAGGCCACGGCTTTGGGAAGCGTTACCCTCTTGCTGCTGGTTGTCGGCGTCCCGATCCAGCGTTGGCTCACAACTCGGCGAAGCTTCACGACGGTCACCGGACGCATGAAGCCCGCGCTGATCGACCTCGGCCGGTGGCGATGGCCGATGTTCGCCCTCGTAGCGCTGATCGTCGCGCTGCTGGTCGTGGTCCCAATTTTCTCGGTCGTGGCGGGCAGTTTCATGACCCGTTTCGGCTTTTTCGCCATCGCGCAGCCGTGGACCATTGCGAACTGGCAGCGAACGCTGGGGAGCACGGCGTTTCTTCGCTCGCTCGGCAACACATTGGTCATCGCGGGCAGCGCGGCGGTGGCCGGGCCGCTCCTCTTCGCGCTCGTCGGGTACGTCGTCGTCCGGGCGAAGGGGGTCTGGGGCCGCGGCCTGCTCGACGCCATTCTCTGGGTGCCCAGCGTGATACCGGGGGCCCTGGCCGGGCTCGGATTGCTCTGGATGTTCCTGGGGACACCCCTCTTCACCCCGCTGTACGGGACCATCTTCGTACTCATCATCGCGTCGGTCATGGGCAGCGTCACCCTGTCAACCCAGATCATGAAGAGCGCGTTCCTCCAGCTCGGGCCCGAGCTGGAGGAGGGATCGCGAATGTCCGGCGCAGGCTGGCTCGGCACCTACGTGCGCATCGTCGTTCCACTCATCGCTCCCACGCTTATCCTAGTCGCGACGTTAAAGTTCATGTTCACGGCCAATGCGACGTCGAGCGTGGTGATGCTGGCAACCTCCGAAACACGCCCGCTTTCGCTCTTGATCCTCGACATGGTGGCCGCTGGCCAGCGCGAGGCGGCAACGGTCGTTACCGTTATCATCACCGGACTGACCCTGGGGGTCGCGATGCTCGCGCGCTCGCTGGGGCTGAACCTCGGCGTCAGGACGTGACGCGCCAAGCGAGATGATCCCGAGGCAACGGCTGAGGAGCACGCACATGGCACGAGTCGACCAGCGCGTCTTCTTCGAGGACGTGGAGCCCGGAGCTGCGCTTCCTGATCGCGAGTTCGGACCCCACACCTTGGTCGCGGCGATCCAGTGGGCCGGCGTTCAGGAGAACCCCAGCCCCACCCATACCGATCGCGACGCGGCCCGGGCGATGCGGGGGCTCAAGACCGTCATCGCCAGCGGCGCGCTTCGCGAGGCTTACCTCGCCCGCATGCTCATGGATTGGGCCGGTCCTCTGGGCGACCTGCGCCGCATGAGCCTCCGGCACACAGCGTCGACCTTCGAAGGCGACCTGATGCGATTCGCCGCTCGCGTCGTCGAGAAATCGCCGTCGAGCGCCGACCCATGGGTCGTGTGCGAGTTCACCGGAACGAACCAAGACGGTGTGAGGATCGTCGAAGGGCGATGCACCATCTCCCTTCCCAGGAGAACGGCCGCTCCGACGGGCGCCGGGTGATGCCGCCCTTCGCAGCGCGGGAGAGGCCCCAACGGAGCGAATGCCCATGATCCCGAGCATCGAGAATCTCGTGACCGACCAAATGCGCGCGTGCATCGGCAAAACGTCGCCGGTGATGGAGCTCCCCGAGGAGATCTCCGCCTCCGACGTCCGCCGGTACGTGGAGGCGACAGGAGATCGAAATCCGTTGTGGATGGACGACGCGTATGCGCGGGCCGCTGGATTTCGCGGCCGACGCGTCCCGCCGATCCTGATTCTCCAGGTGTACCGAAGGGCGCCCGAGTGGGAGATGGGCGATGCCATGCCGTGGGCGGGCATCGAGCTGCCGCCGAACTTTACCAACACCCGGAACGCCGGCCACGAGGTCGAATGGCTCGAGCCGGTGTACGTGGGCGACCGGCTCACGATCCAGTATCGCCTCGTGGATGTGTACGCGCGCCAGGGGCGGAGCGGGCCGATGCTGTTCCTCAAGCGAGCGTGCGAGATCCGCAATCAGGATGGCCGGCTGGTCGTGCGCGTCACTTCGACATCCGCGAAGCTCCCCGCCGCCCGGTTCTCAGGCGCGGGGTCGGCTCCCGCGGACTGAATCCGTACCGGCCCAAGATCGATTCCGCCTTTAGAAGGGAAACGTCGAATGAGTGGACTGGACCAGCCGCTCCTCATCGCCACGACCGGCTACCACGTCGGCCACCAGCGATCGATCCGGGTGGCCGAGGAACAGGGCTATTTTCGTGAGGAAGGGCTGACGGAATACGTGTACGACTACCGCGGCCTGATTCCGGGCCCACTCGAACGCGAAGGCCTGGCGCTCGCCATGAAGGAGCACGGCGTCGACATCGCCTGCGGCGCCAACGTCGATTCGGTCGTGCACCAGTGGGCCAAAGGCGAAGAGCTGTTCATCGTGGGCGGCTGGCGCTACATGACGCGGCCCAAAGTGATCAGCGGACGAGGGATCACGCGCCCCGAACACCTGCGCGGAAAGCGCATCGGCCTACGCGAGCTGGGCGGCCTCTCGGACCGTCTGATCATCGTGGCGCTCATTCGGGCAGGTATCGACCCCCGCACGGAAGTGGAGTGGGTCATGGACCCGGTGTTCGCATACCCGGACTCGCAGGAGCATGCGGACATGTTGCGGACCGGGCGGGTCGATGCCATCACGACGAGCGGGAAATTCGCGGACCAGCTCGTCAGCGAAGGGTTCAACCTGCTGCTCGATGGAGGAGCCCCAGAGCGCCGCCGCAGGCCGGGGCGCGCGATCGTGGCGACCCGCCTTACGATCGAGCGGCGTGCGGCAGAGCTGACCGCGTTCCTCAAAGCAAACCTTCGCGCATTCTGGTTTTGGGGAGACCCCAGGAACTTCGACTACCTCTACGATCTCGAAACGCGCATGCGCCGCGACTTCACCCACAACGAAGACGAGCGCAAGCTGCGGATTATGCGGCGCGCCCCGAATATGGAAGACAGCCTGATGCCGCTGGACGGGCAGGTTGACCCCGGCGAATTGCAGGCCGTCATTGACGAGATGCGCCTGCTCGGCGAGATCGACACACCGATCGACGCGCGCCAAATCTGGCGCGGCGAGTGTATGGAGCGCGGATTCGCCGAGCTGTGCACGCGCGATTCGCTCCGGGACACGATCAGCGTCGTGCGCGGAGCCATCGCGGCGTCGTGACCGGCCCACCGCGTGGCAGCGCGCTCGCGCTGGCGGTCGAGCATCTCCTCCGCGCACCCACCCACCACGAAGTCGGACCGCGCGCTCGATTCAGAGCGGCTCGCCGCGCGGCATTGCCTGCCTTGGGGATCCCGACCACGGCATGGTATACGATTGGCCCAAGGAGGCATATGGATGCCATACCAATCGTTGGGCCAGTTCATCGACGCGGCTGATCGAATGGGCGATGTCAAATTCATCCAAGGCGCGGACCGGGACCGCGACGTTGGCTGCCTGACGGAGCTGGGCGCCGAGTACAGCGGACCGTTGCTCGTGTTCGATCGATTCGATGGATTCGACCCGACCTTCCGCGTCGCGAGCAACGTCCACAACAATCGTCGTCGATACGCCCTAGCCCTCGATCTTCCTCCCGATGCCCATCCCATCGAACTGGCGAAGATGCTCCGCCGGCGGCAGCGCGGTCTGGAGCTCATTGCACCCACCATCGTGGACGACGGCCCGATCCTGAGCCAGCAGCTCGCTGGCGACGACGTGGACGTCGGTCTCTTCCCGGCGCCAACGTGGCATTCGCGGGATGGCGGGCGCTACATCGGAACGGGAGACATCATCCTCATGCGCGATCCGGAGACGGGGCTCGTGAACTACGGCACGTATCGCGCGTGCGTCCAGGGGCGCGATCGCCTGAGCGTTTGGATCCTCCAGCACAAGGCCGGTCGGATCATCGCGGAGAAGTACTGGCGCGCGGGCCTGCCGTGCCCTGTCGCCGTGGTTCTCGGGTGCGAGCCGGTCACATTCCTCGTCGCGACGAGTGGCCGGACCGGCCGCAAGTACGACTACGCCGGCGCGCTGCGCGGAGAGCCGGTCTCCGTGCTTCCGGGGACCGCCACGGGAATTCCCGTCCCATCCGAGGCCGAGATCGTGTTCGAAGGCCACATCCCACCGCCGGAGGAAGAAACTGCGGCGGAGGGACCCTTCGGAGAATGGCCCGGCTACTATTCCCACACCGGGCCCGAATGCGTAATCCGTGTCGAACGGATCTCCTACCGAGACGAGCCCATCATCTACGGGAGCCCGCCGCTCCGGCCGATCCTGCACTGGGACAGCGATCTGCCGGGGAATGCCGCGCTCATGTGGGAACACTTGGAACGAAGCGGGATCAGCGACGTGGCGGGGGTGTGGGGACACTGCAACGGCCTGATGGTTGTGATCGCCCTCCGACAGCGCTACGCGGGGCACGCTCGGCAGGCGCTGCTCGCGGCAGCCGGTTTGCGATCCGGCGCCAGCATGTACAGCACGTACGTGGCGGTGGACGACGACATCGATCCATCGAACATGCGCGACGTGCTGTGGGCGCTGTGCACGCGCGTGAATCCCGACCGGGCCCTGCAGGTGATCCCGTCCGCCTGGACGAGCGATCTCGATCCGCGGCTGACCCCTGTCCAGAAAGAATCGGGCGACTTCACCATCGGCCGGACCTTGATCGACGCGTGCCGCCCGTTTGCATGGCGCGAGAGCTTTCCTGACAGCAACGTGTTCTCCGCGGACGAGCGCGCCGACGTAAGCGCGCGCTGGCGCTCGCTCATCGAGGAGCTGGCGCACTGGCAGCCGACGCTGCGCGCAGCCGCGGTGGGTTCGTAGATGGCGGGTGTGGCGCGAAACTGGCTCCCGGCAGTGGGGCTCACGCTGGCCATCTTTCTCGCCGCGTGCGCGCCCGCGCCAGCCCTGCGCCAAGCGCCATCCGCGGACTCCGCCGCGAGCCGCGCCCCCAAACGCATCACCGCGGCGGTCAAGAGCGAGCCCAAGGCGCTCATCTCGCGCGCCAACCAGAGCGGAATCGTCCTGGCGGGAGCGGACGAGCTCGAGCAGATGGTGAGCGCCGACATGGTCATGCCGGACGCGCAGGGCCAGCTCATCCCGCAGCTCGCCGTTGCCGTGCCCAGCCTCGACAATGGCCTCTGGACTCTCTCGCCCGACGGACAGATGGAGACGACGTATCAGATCAAGCCGAACACGCGCTGGCACGACGGCGTGGCGCTCGACGCGGACGATCTTGTCTTCACGCTGCAGGTT
Proteins encoded:
- a CDS encoding ABC transporter ATP-binding protein translates to MLLIESLTKRFGPMTAVDDLDLEIREGEFFTFLGPSGCGKTTTLRCIGGLEKPDAGAIRLGSRALVDVNRRLFVPPERRNMGMVFQSYALWPHMTVFENVAYPLKLRRTPRTEIRRRVEETLRLVGLGELSNRQAPQLSGGQQQRVALARALVFSPEVLLLDEPLSNLDALLRDEMRRQLKELQARLGVTTIFVTHDQVEALSVSDRIAIMNNGHLEQLGTPRDVYTNPATPFAQSFLGRTLTVDGRVTRIDDGAAHVALVGVEGVELTASRIAKLPRRGEALHPGDLVQLSIRPEQIAVTCERAGNPKNVVPARIRSTLFVGDRFEYVAEVGQARHVLSLPTTQIFNVGDEVYLELPPEALCVWPG
- a CDS encoding ABC transporter substrate-binding protein; amino-acid sequence: MSGLDQPLLIATTGYHVGHQRSIRVAEEQGYFREEGLTEYVYDYRGLIPGPLEREGLALAMKEHGVDIACGANVDSVVHQWAKGEELFIVGGWRYMTRPKVISGRGITRPEHLRGKRIGLRELGGLSDRLIIVALIRAGIDPRTEVEWVMDPVFAYPDSQEHADMLRTGRVDAITTSGKFADQLVSEGFNLLLDGGAPERRRRPGRAIVATRLTIERRAAELTAFLKANLRAFWFWGDPRNFDYLYDLETRMRRDFTHNEDERKLRIMRRAPNMEDSLMPLDGQVDPGELQAVIDEMRLLGEIDTPIDARQIWRGECMERGFAELCTRDSLRDTISVVRGAIAAS
- a CDS encoding iron ABC transporter permease, translated to MVVLIGAFAFYLVYPLALILINSFNVARIGQPPVYGIGAWVDAWGTPGLFQALGNTIAVAFWYQVLSFPLGVVLAWILGRTNLPWARGFEFLFWLSFFLPALSTTLGWILILDPRQGLLNQVTAHLFGLQAGPFNIYSFWGIIWVHLVSHAVSSKVMLLTPAFRNMDAALEEASRMAGASTWSTFLRVTLPVLTPPLVIVFMLAFLRLFESFEIELLLGTPINFFVYSTKIVQLVRQEPPLVGQATALGSVTLLLLVVGVPIQRWLTTRRSFTTVTGRMKPALIDLGRWRWPMFALVALIVALLVVVPIFSVVAGSFMTRFGFFAIAQPWTIANWQRTLGSTAFLRSLGNTLVIAGSAAVAGPLLFALVGYVVVRAKGVWGRGLLDAILWVPSVIPGALAGLGLLWMFLGTPLFTPLYGTIFVLIIASVMGSVTLSTQIMKSAFLQLGPELEEGSRMSGAGWLGTYVRIVVPLIAPTLILVATLKFMFTANATSSVVMLATSETRPLSLLILDMVAAGQREAATVVTVIITGLTLGVAMLARSLGLNLGVRT
- a CDS encoding MaoC family dehydratase N-terminal domain-containing protein gives rise to the protein MIPSIENLVTDQMRACIGKTSPVMELPEEISASDVRRYVEATGDRNPLWMDDAYARAAGFRGRRVPPILILQVYRRAPEWEMGDAMPWAGIELPPNFTNTRNAGHEVEWLEPVYVGDRLTIQYRLVDVYARQGRSGPMLFLKRACEIRNQDGRLVVRVTSTSAKLPAARFSGAGSAPAD
- a CDS encoding MaoC/PaaZ C-terminal domain-containing protein, encoding MARVDQRVFFEDVEPGAALPDREFGPHTLVAAIQWAGVQENPSPTHTDRDAARAMRGLKTVIASGALREAYLARMLMDWAGPLGDLRRMSLRHTASTFEGDLMRFAARVVEKSPSSADPWVVCEFTGTNQDGVRIVEGRCTISLPRRTAAPTGAG
- a CDS encoding UbiD family decarboxylase, whose translation is MPYQSLGQFIDAADRMGDVKFIQGADRDRDVGCLTELGAEYSGPLLVFDRFDGFDPTFRVASNVHNNRRRYALALDLPPDAHPIELAKMLRRRQRGLELIAPTIVDDGPILSQQLAGDDVDVGLFPAPTWHSRDGGRYIGTGDIILMRDPETGLVNYGTYRACVQGRDRLSVWILQHKAGRIIAEKYWRAGLPCPVAVVLGCEPVTFLVATSGRTGRKYDYAGALRGEPVSVLPGTATGIPVPSEAEIVFEGHIPPPEEETAAEGPFGEWPGYYSHTGPECVIRVERISYRDEPIIYGSPPLRPILHWDSDLPGNAALMWEHLERSGISDVAGVWGHCNGLMVVIALRQRYAGHARQALLAAAGLRSGASMYSTYVAVDDDIDPSNMRDVLWALCTRVNPDRALQVIPSAWTSDLDPRLTPVQKESGDFTIGRTLIDACRPFAWRESFPDSNVFSADERADVSARWRSLIEELAHWQPTLRAAAVGS